In one Spirosoma rigui genomic region, the following are encoded:
- a CDS encoding asparagine synthetase B: MKRHLTILLLLSAFIVGHTSVSRANAILIPMDDQQANHLKAYGIAYAVLKDGQDVEWLLNYRGGSFMIKHTDTFERECRVRGVSFESISDAKAASIKQQLSDPDLNMDVVTLQKAAKIIVYSPVKVGPAEFENTDAVLLVLTYAEIPFELVYDEEVLKGDLPKYDWLHLHHEDFTGQYGRNMHRQTLADIKAQEEIARKYGFSKVSQMKLAVAKGIKAFCSGGGYLFAMCSAAETLDIALAAEGVDIVGSSYDGDGVDSDAQSKLDFTKTMAFENFTLEGDNGYRGFSTFSDINSSGGRGFDQPAGFFELFNFSAKWDVIPAMLTQNHEPIIKEFFGQTTAFRKTAVKPSALVMGEGKTSDRYLYGEVGRGQFTFYGGHDPEGARGGGFRTPTDLNLHPHSPGYRLILNNVLFPSAKKKKRKT; encoded by the coding sequence ATGAAACGGCACCTGACCATCCTGCTTTTGCTGTCTGCATTTATTGTTGGCCACACCTCAGTGAGCCGGGCCAATGCCATCCTCATTCCCATGGACGATCAGCAGGCCAACCACCTCAAAGCCTATGGCATTGCTTATGCCGTTCTGAAAGACGGACAGGATGTGGAATGGCTCCTGAACTACCGGGGGGGCAGTTTCATGATCAAACATACCGACACCTTCGAGCGCGAATGCCGCGTGCGGGGTGTCTCCTTCGAGTCCATCAGCGACGCTAAAGCCGCATCCATCAAACAGCAGCTGTCCGACCCCGATCTGAACATGGACGTGGTGACGCTCCAGAAAGCGGCCAAAATAATCGTCTATTCACCCGTGAAAGTGGGCCCGGCCGAATTTGAAAACACGGATGCCGTGCTGCTGGTGCTTACCTACGCCGAAATACCGTTTGAACTCGTTTACGACGAAGAGGTGCTGAAGGGCGACTTACCAAAGTACGACTGGCTACACCTCCACCATGAAGATTTTACGGGTCAGTATGGCCGTAACATGCACCGGCAAACACTGGCCGACATCAAGGCGCAGGAGGAAATTGCCCGTAAATACGGCTTTTCTAAAGTGTCGCAGATGAAACTGGCCGTTGCCAAGGGGATCAAGGCTTTTTGCTCGGGCGGTGGCTACCTCTTTGCCATGTGCTCGGCCGCCGAAACCCTCGACATTGCCCTGGCCGCCGAAGGGGTCGATATTGTGGGCAGTAGCTACGACGGCGATGGTGTCGACTCCGACGCCCAGTCGAAGCTCGACTTTACGAAGACGATGGCATTTGAAAACTTTACGCTCGAAGGCGATAATGGCTATCGGGGTTTTTCAACCTTTTCGGATATTAACTCGTCGGGGGGGCGCGGCTTCGATCAGCCGGCGGGTTTCTTTGAACTGTTCAATTTCTCCGCGAAGTGGGATGTTATCCCGGCCATGCTGACGCAGAACCACGAGCCTATCATCAAAGAGTTTTTCGGCCAGACGACCGCTTTCCGCAAAACAGCCGTTAAACCCAGCGCCCTGGTCATGGGCGAGGGCAAAACCTCCGACCGGTACCTGTACGGTGAAGTAGGTCGGGGTCAGTTTACGTTCTACGGCGGTCACGATCCGGAGGGTGCCCGCGGGGGCGGTTTTCGTACCCCTACCGACCTGAACCTTCATCCTCACTCGCCCGGCTACCGGCTCATTCTGAATAACGTACTGTTTCCATCGGCCAAAAAGAAGAAGCGGAAGACGTAG
- a CDS encoding alpha/beta fold hydrolase, whose translation MPFVETNGINLYYEACGSGDPLLLIMGITAPGSTWKKHADDWQQHFRCILSDNRGVGKSDKPAGPYSTAQMADDYAGLIEKLGLDSVRVVGVSMGSTIAQQLALRHPDKVKSLVLMCPWARCDRTAESIFRHMATIKARLRPEEFANYIQLLIYAKRSWDDDATYADLLEGRKQAAIDPMPQPLHGLEGQAEACITHNVLADLGRIYQPCLVIGGRQDSFTPVWMTEEVAGAIPTSELHVYEEAGHAFHWECIEDFNPRVREWLLAH comes from the coding sequence ATGCCTTTTGTCGAAACCAACGGTATCAATCTCTATTACGAAGCGTGCGGATCGGGTGACCCGCTATTACTGATCATGGGTATTACCGCACCCGGTAGTACCTGGAAAAAACACGCCGACGACTGGCAGCAGCACTTTCGCTGTATACTGAGCGACAACCGGGGCGTAGGCAAGTCCGACAAACCAGCCGGGCCCTACAGCACCGCCCAAATGGCCGACGACTATGCGGGTCTAATCGAGAAGCTGGGATTGGATAGCGTGCGCGTAGTGGGCGTGTCGATGGGCAGCACCATTGCGCAGCAGCTGGCCTTGCGGCATCCTGATAAAGTGAAATCGCTGGTGCTGATGTGTCCGTGGGCTCGTTGCGACCGCACCGCCGAGTCCATTTTCCGGCACATGGCTACCATCAAAGCCCGGCTCCGGCCCGAAGAATTTGCGAATTATATTCAGTTGCTGATCTACGCCAAGCGTAGCTGGGACGACGATGCTACGTACGCCGACTTACTGGAAGGCCGTAAGCAGGCTGCTATTGATCCCATGCCACAACCCCTGCATGGACTGGAGGGGCAAGCCGAAGCCTGCATCACCCACAATGTGCTGGCCGATCTGGGTCGCATCTATCAGCCCTGCCTGGTCATTGGCGGACGGCAGGACAGTTTCACGCCCGTCTGGATGACCGAAGAAGTGGCCGGAGCCATTCCCACCAGTGAACTGCATGTGTACGAGGAAGCCGGGCATGCTTTCCATTGGGAATGCATCGAAGATTTCAATCCCCGCGTCCGCGAGTGGCTGCTGGCGCATTGA
- a CDS encoding sugar phosphate isomerase/epimerase family protein — MPSPFPFRFGAEAYTWFMNNNGLTHANRLGHMIDITAQAGFAGIEPIFNWMGDLPDAARLAPKLNEQGVELAAIALALDWNGAEETEQERYEADRAIALLKAFPGALLCTVQKPTGRHDLEVRRKNLVNIVNRVSRRAVDQGVPCTFHPNSPHSSITRTEEDYSVILESLDTSVTGWTPDVGHMINGGMDPLTKMKEYASLINLVHYKDWNGEPEFALLGKGKVDFVGITQWLIEQQYSGWIICEDEGPEAMDDPDGVTLHDGRWVYDTLLPSVR; from the coding sequence ATGCCATCGCCTTTCCCCTTCCGCTTCGGTGCCGAAGCCTATACCTGGTTTATGAACAACAACGGTCTGACCCACGCCAACCGGCTGGGGCACATGATCGATATTACAGCGCAGGCCGGTTTTGCGGGCATCGAACCCATCTTCAACTGGATGGGCGATCTGCCGGATGCGGCCAGACTGGCTCCCAAACTGAATGAACAGGGTGTTGAACTGGCCGCCATTGCCCTGGCGCTGGACTGGAACGGTGCCGAAGAAACCGAGCAGGAACGCTACGAAGCCGACCGGGCCATTGCCCTCCTGAAAGCCTTTCCCGGTGCGTTACTCTGCACGGTGCAGAAACCAACGGGCCGTCATGACCTGGAGGTACGCCGTAAAAACCTCGTCAATATTGTCAACCGGGTGTCGCGCCGGGCGGTTGACCAGGGCGTTCCCTGTACGTTCCACCCGAACTCGCCCCACTCGTCTATCACGCGCACCGAAGAGGACTACAGCGTCATCCTCGAATCGCTTGACACATCGGTCACGGGCTGGACGCCCGACGTGGGCCACATGATCAACGGCGGTATGGACCCGCTGACCAAAATGAAAGAGTATGCGTCGCTTATCAATCTTGTCCACTACAAAGACTGGAATGGTGAGCCCGAATTCGCACTGCTGGGTAAGGGAAAAGTCGACTTCGTGGGTATTACCCAGTGGCTGATCGAACAACAGTACAGCGGATGGATCATCTGCGAAGATGAGGGGCCTGAAGCCATGGACGATCCGGACGGCGTGACCCTGCATGATGGCCGCTGGGTCTACGATACGCTGCTCCCGTCGGTGCGCTGA
- a CDS encoding sugar phosphate isomerase/epimerase family protein: MNPIADRLKDIGYDGVESFIDTQDVSVYRKFGDHLKQVGLQSTCVTVVGPDDNPASDSAKIREQAVAHLKGAVDRAHAMGASVICGPFHSAFATFTRREPQPDEYAHSAEVLNQVGEYARQANIVLAPEALNRFECYLCNTMGQLSELVRRADHPNVRAMFDTHHANMEEKHFPDAIRTIAPVLAHVHISENDRGTPGDGHIPWDDTFRTLAEINYSGWMTIEAFTRNDIDFANSINVWREFSKPWDIAENGLKFIKAMQAKYA; the protein is encoded by the coding sequence ATGAATCCCATTGCCGACCGGCTTAAAGACATTGGCTACGATGGCGTTGAGTCGTTCATCGATACGCAGGACGTGAGTGTATACCGGAAATTCGGGGATCACCTGAAGCAGGTAGGGTTGCAAAGTACCTGCGTTACGGTCGTTGGGCCCGATGATAACCCGGCCAGCGATTCAGCAAAAATTCGTGAGCAGGCCGTAGCGCACCTGAAAGGGGCCGTAGACCGGGCTCATGCCATGGGCGCGTCGGTAATCTGTGGCCCTTTCCACTCCGCCTTCGCTACGTTTACCCGCCGGGAGCCGCAGCCCGACGAATATGCGCACAGCGCCGAGGTGCTCAACCAGGTTGGCGAGTACGCCAGACAGGCCAACATTGTGCTGGCCCCCGAAGCACTGAACCGGTTTGAGTGCTACCTGTGCAACACGATGGGCCAACTCTCGGAGCTGGTTCGCCGGGCCGACCACCCGAACGTGCGGGCCATGTTTGATACGCACCACGCCAATATGGAAGAAAAACACTTCCCCGATGCGATCCGAACCATTGCGCCGGTGCTTGCGCACGTCCACATCAGCGAAAACGACCGGGGTACTCCCGGCGACGGGCATATTCCCTGGGACGATACGTTCCGGACGCTGGCTGAAATCAATTATTCCGGCTGGATGACGATTGAAGCCTTCACGCGCAATGATATTGATTTCGCCAACTCGATCAACGTCTGGCGTGAGTTCAGCAAGCCCTGGGACATTGCCGAAAACGGTCTTAAATTCATTAAAGCCATGCAGGCTAAATACGCTTAA